A DNA window from Brenneria izadpanahii contains the following coding sequences:
- a CDS encoding LysR family transcriptional regulator: MSKERALTLEALRVMDAIDRRGSFAAAADELGRVPSALSYTMQKLEEELDVVLFDRSGHRTKFTNVGRMLLDRGRILLEAADKLTTDAEALARGWETHLTIVVEALIPTEKLFPLLDKLSLKANTQVSILTEVLAGAWERLEQGRADIVIAPDMHFRASSEVNTRKLYTLKNIYVASPDHPIHQEPEPLSEVTRVKYRGIAVADTARERPVLTVQLLDKQQRLTVSSIDDKRRALLAGLGVATMPYPMVAEDIAEGRLRVVSPEYSMESEIIMAWRRDSMGEAKSWFLREIPKLLNHA, translated from the coding sequence ATGTCAAAAGAACGAGCATTGACGCTGGAAGCTTTAAGGGTTATGGATGCGATCGATCGCCGGGGAAGTTTTGCCGCGGCGGCTGATGAGTTGGGCCGCGTACCCTCGGCGCTCAGTTACACCATGCAAAAACTGGAAGAAGAGTTGGATGTGGTATTGTTCGATCGTTCAGGACACCGCACTAAATTTACTAATGTCGGTCGTATGTTGTTGGATCGTGGGCGGATACTGCTGGAAGCGGCCGATAAGCTCACCACGGACGCCGAGGCGCTGGCCCGCGGGTGGGAAACGCATTTGACGATCGTGGTTGAAGCGCTTATTCCCACTGAGAAGCTATTCCCGCTATTGGATAAATTATCGCTGAAGGCCAATACGCAGGTTTCGATACTGACGGAAGTGCTGGCGGGAGCATGGGAGCGCTTGGAACAAGGACGGGCCGATATCGTCATTGCGCCGGATATGCATTTTCGCGCCTCTTCCGAGGTGAACACCCGCAAGCTCTATACGTTGAAAAATATTTATGTCGCCAGCCCCGACCATCCGATACATCAGGAGCCTGAACCGCTTTCCGAAGTCACCCGGGTGAAATACCGCGGTATCGCCGTTGCGGATACGGCGCGTGAACGCCCGGTGCTGACCGTACAGCTGCTGGATAAACAGCAGCGGCTGACCGTCAGTTCTATTGATGATAAACGGCGGGCATTACTGGCCGGGCTGGGAGTGGCGACAATGCCTTATCCCATGGTCGCCGAGGATATCGCCGAAGGGCGGTTGCGGGTGGTCAGCCCGGAATATTCTATGGAAAGCGAGATTATCATGGCCTGGCGGCGTGACAGCATGGGTGAGGCTAAGTCCTGGTTTTTACGAGAAATACCGAAATTATTGAACCATGCCTGA